ACCACAGCACAATGGGGTTACTGAACGCATGAACTGGACGCTCAATGAGCGGGCTAGGAGTATGCGGTTACATGCGGGTCTACcaaagatgttttgggcagatgtCGTGAACACGTCAGCTTATTTAATTAATggaggaccctcaacaccgttagaGTATCGAATTCCAGAGGAAGAGTGGACCGGTAAAAAGGGGAGTTTGGCTCACTTAAGGGATTTCGGTTGTAATGTGTATGTGAAAACCAAAGACATTGACAAAGACAAGCTTGAAGATAAATCAAGAAAGTGTTCTTTATCGGGTATGGATTGGATGACATGGGTTATAGGTGTTGGGACAATGAGGCGAGGAAGGTGATTCGTAgtagagatgttacttttgatgaaagcTCATTGTATGGCACTAAGGTAACGGTTAATTCTAATCATAGTCCAATTATGCTTGATAAGTttgttgatgtgaatacaggttctaGTGGAAGTTCGGGaactattgaattactaattgacgGTGAGGATCAAAGTGAAGAAGATGATTCGGAGAGTGGTGCTAGCTCCGAAAATGATGAGAGCTCTATTGGTGGGGATGATGGTGACTTAACTCGATCACCACCACCCGTTACTCCACCATTGAGATGCTCTAGTAGAAAGCCCAAACCTACTGTTAGGTTTTCTCCATTAGTAAACTATTTGctttataccgagaatggtgaacccgagagttattttgaagcaatacaatctaaagaatccatacagtgggagcttgctatgaaagaagagattgGGCCACTTATCAAGAATAAGACATGGTCTTTAGTGAAATTACCTCCAATGAAAAAGGCGTTGCACAGTAAATGGGTCTTTCGGGTCAAAGATGAGTTGAACGGGAAAAAGCGGTACAAAGCTCGATTGGTAGTTAAGGGGTTTCAACAAAGGGAAGGAGTTGATTATAATGAGATCTTTTTGCGGGTTGTGAAGATGACTATTATTCGATTGGTTTTGAGTATTGTTGCTGCTGATGACTTACATCTTGAATAATTAGATGTAAAGACCGCATTTTTACATGGGGATCTTAAAGAGGAGATTTATATGATGCAACCAAAGAACTTCGAGGTAGTTGGTAAAGAGAGATGGGTTTGCAAATTGAAGAAAAGTCTGTATGGGTTAAAACAAGCATcatggcaatggtacttgaagtttgatgaattTATGACAAGGAGTGGCTCTACAAGAAGCGAGTCAGatcattgttgttacttgaagaaattcaagtcctcctatgttatattgttactttatgttgatgacatgttgattgCAGGTTTGGACATGTTAGAGATCAACAGGTTGAAGAGAAAGTTGTCTCACGCGTTCGAGATGAAAGACTTAGGGGTTGCTAAATGAATACTCGGAATGAGTATTGAAAGGAATCGGGTTGAAGGTACTTTAACTTTGTCTCAAACCAAGTATATCGAGAAAGTGTTAGAGAGGTTCAACATGGGTGATTCAAAGGCAAGATCCGTGCCTTTAGGCTGTACTTTAAAGTTAACGAAAAGTCAAGCAACTACAACGAAAGTAGACAAAGAGGAGATGGCTCAAATTCCGTATGCGTCGgcagtgggtagtattatgtacgcAATGATTTGTTCAAGACCCGACATAGCTTATGCAGTGGGAGTTGTGAGTCGGTTTATGTCGAATCCGGGTAAAGAACATTGGGAAGGTATAAAGTGGCTTTTGCGctacttgaaaggtacttctaaaatggggttgcaattcactaaaggtgattccattttgagagggtacgttgatgctgatttgggtggttgTGACGATTCGGTTAGAAGCACTACGGGGTACGTTTTCACGGTTagtaagacggcggttagttggatgtccaaACTTCAAAGTTGTGTTGCTCTGTCAACAACGGAGGTTGAGTACATGGCAGCAGCAGAAGCATGCAAAGAACTTGTATGACTGAAGAATTTTATCTTTGAGTTGGGACAAGTTCAACAAGATTATGTCTTGtactgtgataatcaaagtgctattCATATGGTGAAGAACCAGGTGTTTCATGGTCGTACGAAATACAAAAGCTAAGGTATCATAAAATTCGCGAACTTATTGAAGATGGTACTTTAGTTGTTAAGAAAATTACTGGTACGGAGAATTCTGCTAATATGTGTACTAAGGTGGTTATGATCGGGAAGTTGAAGCTTTGCATAGCTTCAACTGGTCTTCTTGTTGCTTGACGAAAGAAGACGTCAACTAGAGAGCTCTAAGGGTTATTGGTATTGATttcgacaagtagtgttgaagaccttttatcgaaagtctgctcttccAGCGATGTTGAGTTTGCGTGTCCCATGTTTGATTGGCGGTATGAGAGGTGGTTCGACGTTCTTGGTTGAAATGGTTAGTTTTGGGGTTGACGAGATTTCTGGGTTTTGCTCACCtttgagtgggagattgttggatgtgcaaagaagatcaaaacgaaGAAACTGGTACTGGTCGCGTTTGGGTGTGGTCTGTCGCGATACGCGACACAATGAAACACGAAACAGGTGGCTGGGACGCGACAAATGTGGCAGAAATTTGGACTCGATGTTATCGCGTTTTGATCAACATGGCCGCGTTTTGATGTAgtgtgtcgcggaacgcgacaaagTGTCGGGAAACGCGACAGGGTGCGTAGCCAGCAAGTTATTAGATTGTTTTCTAAATTTGATTAACACTATAAATATACCTATTGTAATCTGTAACCCTAAGCACGAAAATTCAATAAAAAAGCTCTctagttggccgtggactaaagtaatcacaccgattgcatataaccacgtaatatcttgtgtcgtttacttttcttgttgttattctgtccgtttgtcgtttgtgggatcACAATCCTTCGATTGGTGGtcgttgttgggtccataaattcctaacaTTTTTTTGGTTCACCTCGTGAATTTAAAAGACCTTAAAAGTTACGATCTACTTGATACTTTACCTTGATGATAGCCCATTTGTATACAATTCTCTAGCAAGCCTAAGTTTTTTGTTATACATAATCATGCTTAAATGCTTAATAACTTAGTAAAACCAATGCATTAATCACGTGCGCATCTATCAATTTGGGTAGGGTAGTGATATATatacaaccaatttttacaaatacacaaccaaacatgttttACAGTGTTATACTGtacaacactttaaagcatgtttgatTGTGTATTagtaaaaattggttgtgtatataTCATCACCCATTTGGGTAACTTGTATGCGGAAGTCAATATCTTAAGTCGTACAACATTAGGTGTCCAGATGCAGCTACTATCTCACTGTCGTTTGTTGGTGCCACTTTCATGTCATCACCCACTGGTTTTATTTTTAACCTCAATATTTCTAATTTTATCAattgattatatataaaaaaacctcTTATGACTTGATTTTTAAAACTAAACTCCTATAttcattattatttatgtaattaggtgaattttaatatttatttatttttgttgttGAAGTATTTAAGTATTAACATGTCTCTTATTGATTACTTTAAAATCATACCTCCCTTGCATTGCATAACTTGATTACTTTAAAACCTTTCATTCAAACCATCTAATTCACTTACAAAAAAACCATGAAGAATGCAATTAACAATAGCAACACAAAGCTCATCCTTTTACATCCCTACATCCAAAAACAAGCCAACCCAAATCGCCTATGGCTCATCGCTCTCGTGTCCGTCCTCACCCTAGCTTCCCTTCTAACCCTTGTTTACACCCGCGAATCGTTCCATACAACAActacaaccaccaccacaacaCGTATCATCTCGTCCATTAACCGACAAAAAAAAACACTCCCTAAATCAGTAACGAAAGCCCTCATGCATTATGCCGCTAACACCAACAACACGGATCACATGTCACACACCGATATCAAACAAATAACCGATGTCCTAAAACAATGCACCTCCCCTTGTAACTTTCTTGTATTTGGGCTCACACCCGAAACTCTCCTGTGGAACGCTATAAACCATTTCGGCAGGACTGTTTTCATAGATGAAAACCGCTATTATGCTGCCTACATCGAAGAAAAGTACCCAGAAATTGAAGCGTATGACGTCCAATACACTACCAAGATCAAAGATCTCAATGAGCTTATAACTTCAGTTAAAGAACAAACACGCAATGAGTGCAGGCCAGTTCAAAATTTGTTATTCTCTGATTGCAAAATTGGATTAAATGATCTTCCAAACCAGTTATATGAATTGGACTGGGATGTGATTCTAGTAGACGGTCCTCGAGGGTATTGGCCCGATGGTCCAGGGAGTATATCGGCTATATTCACCGCTAGCGTACTTGCAAGGAGCAAAAAGGGTGGGAACCATAAGACACATGTGTTTGTTCATGATTATAATAGGGAGGTTGAAAGGGTGTCTAGTGAAGAGTTTTTGTGTAAAGAAAATTTGGTTAAGTCTTCTAAGGACTTGTTGGCTCATTTTGTGGTGGAAAGAGTGGTTGAAGAGAATAGTAAAACCCAGTTTTGTCGCAACCATCCAACGTCATCCTAGACCATCCATCTCAGTCATCATGTAACGTTTTATTACAATGGAATTATCACTTTGTGTAATCGTATCGAACTTGTTTATTGAAGGCTCATAATCGATTGAACCATGGTTAGTTTGTAAAGGGCTTCATAAAAGGAGGTGTGACACTTTGTAACCAAAGCCCTTGCTGATCAAGACTTTTTGTTGTAATATGAAGAATTAATGAAACTTTCTGGCATTTACAGCAGACATTacattacctttttttttttttttttttttaacggcaagcaTAATTTTCTTAAAGATCTAGCAAGAAACTAGAGGAAAAAGAACATACAATAAATTACACCGGCTTGATTAGCCAAGTGTTCCAATTGACACTATCTCTACATCTACGATTTAACCAAAATAAAGATATAGAACGAATAGTGTCAAATAAATCCCCTTTTTTGATCTTTATATCGGAAAAACAACACCATTGCGAAACCTCCAAAGAGTCGACAAACAAGCAGATATGATAATGTATGCCTGAAGCTTAGTGGGCCTTGGTGCAACCCAGTTATCAAACCAGTCAACTACTTCGACCCAATTATAAAAAACAGGAATACCATTTGCAACCCATATTTTAAACTTTAACCAAACCTCCCTTGCAATGATACATCAGAACAACAGGTGGTCCAATGACTCTGTACCGAACGTGCAATTTGGGCAACCTATCTCCGTAATCTCCAAGCCACGCTTTGATAAATTAAGACGAGTAGGAAGACGATCAAGTGCAACACGCCAAATAAAAATATCGACTTTAATATGAAGAGGTTTTACCCATCTTGTAGGTGGATGAACCGAAGGTAAAGAGTTGTTATCGATATGCATTCTAGTGTCACGAACAGTATATGGTTTATTACCCACAGCCCACGTGAACGAATCAACATCATTAGTTAAAACAACATTCTGAACAAGTTCTTTTAACAATATGAGACTCCCCTCATTTCTACTCCCAATATAAGCTCTATTCCACAACCAACTCCATGACCCGTCAAGCATTTCAACTGATATGACTTCATTTTTATCGAAAGCTAAATGAAACAAACGATCGAAACACATATAGATAGGCTCACCATTCAACCAACTATCAAGCCAAAAGCGAACAGAGTCACCATTACCAATGTTATACCTTATTGGATTAATAGGAATCAAGTGATCAGATTGTGAGTGTTTGCacaacttgataataataataatccatgtAGAGTTGTAGTCTAAGCTAGAAGAGGAAACAGCACCATTAGAACCATAAATAGAACATATAACCTGTTTCCATAAAGAGTCTGAAGCAGCATAAAAATGCCAAATCCATTTTAACACAAGGGCCAGGTTAAATGCTTCCAAACTTCCAATACCCACACCGCCTTTTTCAAAAGAAGAAAGAATCGAGCTCCATTTAATCCAACACATGTTTTTAGACTCCTCATCACCACCCCAAAAGAAGATATATCGAAATCTTTCCAATTCTTGGATATCCTTTTTAGGAATAAAGATAAGTAATAAATATTTCATATGACTTGCCTCTAATCAAAACATTTGTGTGTTCAGAAATATGTTCCCTTTGTTTAGTAGAAACACATAACCGACCCACACACAAACCTTTAGAACAATCATTCTCAACGAAAACAAATTTCCTAATAGTACCTGCCACTTTTTTGTATGAGGAAGAGTTCCAGGCACAAGATGGCAAACCAGAAATCTCAATCCAAGTCAACCTTTCATCGACAATGAAATCATCCGAATAATTTTTGATTACAGAAAATAAAGTTGTGAGATTCTTATTGTATTTAAAGAAGAAACAGAATCAATATTATGAAATCGCAACCACGGTGACACCAGTAGTTTTTCAAAATTTAttgcaaaattttatttttttgggtatagaacaccactaaatataataatgggatcccataaatttttagagattataattTAATAGTTTAAACTAATAAAGTATTTGAAATTAGTCTATTTATAATTTTATAGTATTAGTATTGAATATATTAAAAACATATAATTTAAAAAAATGTCATAAAAGTAATACTTTTTATTTACTTTTCAATTTTACCTTTAcattttctttttctatttcttTCTTCATACATTAAATCTTCCTAttattttctatttatggaagtggacaattaatttggaaaATCTCAAAATAAAATATGAACTACAAAATTAGGGACTGAGAGAGTAACATTGATCAACCATACCATCCATTAAACAATTACAATAGCATTGTAGCAAGTAACTTTCTTGATTATGTTTCTTGTAAATTACTGTAGTCAATAGCAATCCCACATAAGTGGGGTATGGGCAGTGGCAGAAGCAGGATTTTTTTCCATCGGGGACATTTAACTTTCTTGATTATGTTtctctctcaatgttctatggatagagagactGCTTCCGAATAGACCTCCAACTAATAAGTAGATTAAGTGTGAGACGCCATGAAATGAATTATCCAATTTTACGATGGTTGTTATAATGACAATAGTAAAAAATACGAATAACCTTATATTTTGCGATATGTTTGTGTTTTAAAcgcgacccgacccgacccgatttGACCTGCCAAATTCAATATTTTGTGCAAGAAAGTTATCAAATAAAATTTTGGAACTCCATTGAGTTttaatcctagaatcgccactgaccAAGGTCCACCAATCGATCTAAAGGAAATATTAGAGAAACCTTATTTAATACATATAGACGTTGGATGTTTCTCATCGCTGCAACATCCTTAACCTTGACAAAAAGAATCTCAGAAGAAGAATCcatgattttttttaaaaatggtaattttattgATCCTTGTTGCAAAAATGGAAAAAGTGGAATTTTTGttgcaaaaatggtaaaaccgaagtttggaacttcagtTTTGCCatttccgaagtttcaaacttcggttttggggTGGTCTGTCAGCACAATCCCTaatccgaagtttggaacttcggttttgatcaaatccgaagttccaaacttcgattTTGGGTTATCTATTTTTTTAAACACTAATTTTAATAAAGAACTTGGATTTAATAGTTAATTTACAGTTATATACGCTAATATtactttaaaaatatataataacattacaaacaataagatattaatagtagtaagatgcaaatacaaatttttttaacaacacttttaataatatcagaatcacggttacatttttttgaaaataaaaatatataattaaaaacaACACATAGAAATTTAACACAAAATTAAATTAGATGCAATGGAAGAGGTTGATTTTTCACAATTGCTTCGTTTTTGATTAAATTCCATTCATCTTCCTCACAAAAATGCTCGAATTTTCCTTTACCATCATTCCAAAACATCATGCCCGAGTGCTGAACCGTAATGTTTTCTTTGAGCCACTCAaatgtagcgacctgacaaaatcgtcattgacggcgccgtctacttaggtcccattacgtgatcataggtctttaaaatgacgtttgaccaaaatatgtcgcattcatatcaaatgtaaagatgtttcaagtttacaaaagtagttcaacaactagtgacgtTACACGTTTTACGTACAAATGAAAcgtatgcgacacagtttaaatgtaaagtcaaaagatgctccatgtatgcatgtatactcgacatccaagcaagtttcaaaatagtgagcggaagcatgtaacacatatcgttcaaggacctgagaaaaacatagaaaatctgtcaacgaaaacgttggtgaaatcataggtttagtaagtgagtacgtaagtaggttgaaccacaagatttataacgttgaagttagtaagaacattctaaaagttgttatcacgagcacccaattatcaatgcttaactaacgttaccccatcacaaatagtgttagaacatacactgtttctcgaaaatatatttcatccgcataatggtagcgaaccgtctgaatgagggtttgtcaaacccatatggtcatacaacataagttctcgcttacacccggcaagtgtaactaatgataaccgaattgaggattttgttctaactcgtacgtagaatgtttgtttttgtacttgtgttcactttgttaatcgaaacatttatgtttttctcatcccaaatgtaagtttaaaaaagtaaaagtgggactatgatctcaccatagtagcacgccaaagtatttgaaattaaacgttgtgcaaatgaaagttgcttagtcttgacctaaacaaataagttgtatcaattaacggttacgacacaaggtcgggcgaaatgtgttcaattagtcctatggctcattacgactcgattaatatagcatgtgaatcacgttgtcaagtttcatgcgagataCATGTATGAAAGCATGTGAGAATGATTGCAtaaatgtttggttaagtttgactaaaagtcaaacttggtcaaattcaaagtcaacggggtcgggtcgggtatccgacaatttttctaagttacataaTCATATTTGAGCACGTtgaccaagtttcatgttaatcggagttgcgtagcatagttagaattaaacggtaaacgaccaaacGAAACAGAATTctgtagttcatctggacggcgtccaaaaggtttggacggtgtccaaatgtgaagggctggacggcgtccaagggtttggacggcgtccagattagctGACCTGCTGAATTGCTGGGAATTcctaagtgtcgagccaaacttcaaaTCAACACAAATCATGAACCGTAAACAtacaaatgtaacaacccaaaccaaacctcgACCAAACCCGTGTAAAAATATCACACAAAAAAAaattgctggtacagcacatggcgcggcgcgccacctttaTGTGCGGTGCGCAGaatagcctggacaggctgctgtccccggGAGTCAATTACACAAAAATGTTTGGCCGTTTCCcggcataattagacaaaacgcttttcacaacctattcatatatgaaaaactaacacgttccattcataaaataatttTTACGAGGACCGggtccacatcggccgttttacgactttcgtacgaaaatacaagttttcaaccacatgatttgtaatacaaaataaaggccgagcatggcgattggggatacgctacccaatcctaattaatccaaaagcaagccttctaaagcaactacgcgagccactagtccccgcttacccgagcctctgcatccatgcaatctataaaaatgtaaacaacgagagggtaagctaacgcttagtgagtgaaaatatactacatacatatatatgcataaaatggacacgccacataaataaacaaataccgcataccggagcatctaagcataaaggcaagctaatctaagcataccgtacgatcactaagcaacaagctaaatatgcatcaacaaacataagttcaccaacgacgatgtgaacaatgccaagaagctacacccggagggttagctacatcacgacaacacaaaaatatatatatatatatatatatatatatatatatatatatatatatatatatatatatatatatataacaatatataaacgaataaggttaaccccttaacccattaccgaataccaaacaccacaatgaagattggccgaactacacgagccttagtaatccgaaaccacacgtgattactatcttcaacaagacaacatcgaggttggctgaactacacgagccttagtaatccaaaaccacacgagattactacctcaataagatgaccgaactacacacgtcatcatgaatccgaactacacgcgattcacttctccaacaccaaaacccacggtcacgggattataaaatccaccacatcggggttatccaaaaacacatcacaatatatgtgataacgtacacacaagtgtacacctcgccaaaatgaggtcaaccaaaacgcacaaccgtgccaattggacctatacacaagttcatcaaatccacctatatgtgaagtgagctctataaccgagaaccacttcacccgacccgcacccatcctacacatacatatgcacataggatattaacactcaccttgtcgccttgatgaacgcttccgaataatccgtaactcgccgaaggaatgtacctattccattatcataaataccacaacacaattaggatggatttacaaacaaacccaattcgacacttagtgcaatttcgacccaattgcacttccaagtacaaaccgtgcccaaactaaccaatgatcactaacacaagtgagaatgatcctaatatgccaattaaacccaatcacaagtgttaaacacttatcgttctcaaaatcgccaataaaccctaattttgacccataaagtcaaaatctcaccatttacaagttttgacaccaaaacgtatttaactcggtttcatacttcaacttaatccattttaagtttataaacctcatcgaatcaacattcgggttataatcatcaacaaaccctaatttcgactctagtcaaaattagtcaaccacaagaaccctaaaagtctccaaaacatcaataatcacttatactagtgattatacaccattctcaagtcttatacatggttaaatcattaaccaacccaaaacccgcctttaacacttacaaactcgaatcttggtgttaatttccaattaacaactaaatgggttccatctatgaatcatacaatcaaaagcctcaaaatttaatgatgaacacgaaaacgaaattcggagttagagcttaccactagtatcaccgtgtagctaagaacgaggagaacaaacttgtctactacgccaaagatcaaaacccgcttcttcctttccaaaaatcccttagaatcaaatgggatgtttgagttttagagagaaaatgaaaagaaaaggaaaaagaaatgaataaatgaaatgggtggatgaggttaagtccacaaatctggctcaaatgtgaaaagaccaaaatgcccttttaaaacccTTAAAATAACAAGagagtctgccagcgacatatggcgcgacgcgcgaccaggtggcgcggcgcgcggcttgccagaatcagaatccagggtcTTAcaacaaaacacgtatcttatatctttGGAAAGGCATTTTGatgaggaacgcaactaagcacttatcatcaaacaatGACATCGTTTACAATAACCTAaatctcgtcatgtgatcattaaAAGTttgttttcaaagtttcaagttcgtaaaacgcatttcatgattcggaaaaccaatttacacatacgatatgccgtttcgaaggtaattaaacataaaacacaactaaacacttacaaataacgtcttatagcattcaatgcattaaaagttcgttttaaaatctatcaaaccctagtcaagaatcacaaaatcattaatcatgttaatgtaaggttttcatgtcatccaacataccaaatcgaagcatatgaagctagtaacacaattaacacatgaactttaacatctaacaacctttaatcaattaaaatcaaggattaaactaacccatttttcatattcaagctagttactcaaaataacaagattgagcatacaaattacatatacgacataacaatgagccatagacactaattaacaccatttcaagtttataaaacgaatttgagaaagctagagtttttagaaagttacccaaatgagatgaaattggtatcaagttgtagaggatgaagagaagattccaaatatgtaatttgttttgatgttggcttgctagatcgaaaatggatgatgaatctttgtagttGGGGATTGAGAGAAAAAGTGGAAGTATgaagatgaaggtgggaggtgaatgaatggtgggaggtggggttgactagttcactagtcaccactttgcccacttgacaacattagtccctcgagtttaaaagcgggtgcgtgaattaacctaacgaatattttgaaatacacgagagtaaacggaagatgttataatccaataacatcAAGGTTAAGAATGTtaactaatggaggatacgaatctagatacgaatgatattattaaaataaaaagacgggcgttaaaataattttacgaaaaaatgcgggatgttacattacccacaccttaaaagaaatttcgtcccgaaatttagttggaagtagtagtcgatgtctcttccccGAGACCTTGTGTtgtcaattctacgaatgagtgaaggtacttccttttcatttggtcctcttttggcattccaacgaatttAGACAGTCGAGGTTTTACGTtgtcttaaggtttggttttacgatccataatttcaaccggtttattatgaagtggagtttgtcatcaatagtaagctcatctAAAAGAATATTAAGTTCCTATTCCGCAGGACACTTCTCTAAGTTTGATACATGGGATGTAAGATAGACGAgaacttaattgagtcgaaagatctaaacggtatgtagcga
This genomic window from Rutidosis leptorrhynchoides isolate AG116_Rl617_1_P2 chromosome 2, CSIRO_AGI_Rlap_v1, whole genome shotgun sequence contains:
- the LOC139891835 gene encoding protein IRX15-LIKE-like, with the translated sequence MKNAINNSNTKLILLHPYIQKQANPNRLWLIALVSVLTLASLLTLVYTRESFHTTTTTTTTTRIISSINRQKKTLPKSVTKALMHYAANTNNTDHMSHTDIKQITDVLKQCTSPCNFLVFGLTPETLLWNAINHFGRTVFIDENRYYAAYIEEKYPEIEAYDVQYTTKIKDLNELITSVKEQTRNECRPVQNLLFSDCKIGLNDLPNQLYELDWDVILVDGPRGYWPDGPGSISAIFTASVLARSKKGGNHKTHVFVHDYNREVERVSSEEFLCKENLVKSSKDLLAHFVVERVVEENSKTQFCRNHPTSS